In Bubalus kerabau isolate K-KA32 ecotype Philippines breed swamp buffalo chromosome 4, PCC_UOA_SB_1v2, whole genome shotgun sequence, one DNA window encodes the following:
- the MRM3 gene encoding rRNA methyltransferase 3, mitochondrial isoform X1, with protein MAALVKRVGLGTRPLLPVVQAWDLDARRWVRALRRSPVKVLFPSGEVVERKLDPGKQPRKAAAEASPREQRQKQQIQGPASQTPSTWKESGLRYDKAFPGDKRLSSVMTIVKSRPFREKQGKILLEGRRLIADALKAGAVPKVFFFSRLEYIKELPIEKLKGVSLIKVKFEDIKDWSDLVTPQGIMGIFAKPDHVKMTYPETQLRHTLPISLICDNLRDPGNLGTILRSAAGAGCSKVLLTKGCVDAWEPKVLRAGMGAHFQVPIINNLDWEAVPDHLPTDTRVYVADNCGLHVQAQAQRSNKASDYGWVRDQRPLKFHEYEEEDLESGASQDWLPELEVQSYDSDWTEAPAAVVIGGETHGVSLESLQLAESTGGGRLLIPIVPGVDSLNSAMAASILLFEGKRQLRVRVEHLSRDRR; from the exons ATGGCGGCGCTAGTGAAGCGCGTGGGATTGGGTACGCGACCGTTGCTGCCGGTGGTGCAGGCTTGGGACCTCGATGCGCGGCGCTGGGTCCGGGCACTGCGGCGGAGCCCCGTGAAAGTGCTGTTTCCATCTGGTGAGGTTGTGGAACGGAAGCTCGATCCCGGGAAACAGCCTCGGAAGGCAGCGGCAGAGGCCAGTCCCCGGGAGCAGCGACAGAAGCAGCAGATTCAGGGGCCAGCATCCCAGACGCCCAGCACCTGGAAAGAGTCGGGGCTTCGCTATGATAAGGCTTTCCCTGGAGACAAAAGGCTAAG CAGTGTGATGACCATAGTTAAGTCCAGGCCATTTCGAGAAAAGCAGGGGAAGATCCTGCTGGAAGGTCGTAGGCTGATTGCAGACGCTCTCAAGGCTGGTGCTGTGCCCAAAGTTTTCTTCTTCAGCCGTCTAGAATACATAAAAGAGCTGCCCATTGAAAAGCTGAAAGGTGTTAGCCTCATTAAGGTGAAATTTGAGGATATCAAGGATTGGTCCGACCTGGTAACACCACAGGGAATAATGG gGATTTTTGCCAAACCTGACCATGTTAAGATGACATACCCTGAGACTCAGCTTCGCCACACACTGCCCATATCGTTGATTTGTGACAATCTCCGTGACCCTGGGAACCTGGGGACAATTCTGCGATCTGCTGCTGGGGCAGGCTGCAGCAAAGTGTTACTCACCAAAG GCTGCGTGGATGCCTGGGAGCCCAAAGTGCTGCGGGCAGGTATGGGCGCGCACTTCCAGGTGCCCATCATCAACAACCTGGACTGGGAAGCAGTGCCCGACCACCTGCCCACTGACACCCGCGTCTACGTGGCCGACAACTGTGGCCTTCACGTGCAGGCCCAGGCCCAGAGGTCTAACAAGGCCAGTGACTACGGCTGGGTACGTGACCAACGCCCACTGAAGTTTCATGAGTATGAGGAAGAGGATCTAGAGAGTGGAGCGAGTCAGGACTGGCTCCCTGAACTTGAGGTCCAGAGTTACGACTCAGACTGGACAGAGGCACCGGCGGCCGTGGTGATAGGTGGGGAGACCCACGGCGTGAGCCTGGAGTCCCTGCAGTTGGCCGAGAGCACAGGGGGCGGGAGGCTGCTGATCCCCATCGTGCCCGGCGTGGACAGCCTGAATTCAGCCATGGCCGCGAGCATCCTGCTCTTTGAAGGCAAAAGACAGCTGCGGGTGAGGGTGGAACACTTGAGCAGGGACAGGCGTTAA
- the MRM3 gene encoding rRNA methyltransferase 3, mitochondrial isoform X2: MTYPETQLRHTLPISLICDNLRDPGNLGTILRSAAGAGCSKVLLTKGCVDAWEPKVLRAGMGAHFQVPIINNLDWEAVPDHLPTDTRVYVADNCGLHVQAQAQRSNKASDYGWVRDQRPLKFHEYEEEDLESGASQDWLPELEVQSYDSDWTEAPAAVVIGGETHGVSLESLQLAESTGGGRLLIPIVPGVDSLNSAMAASILLFEGKRQLRVRVEHLSRDRR; this comes from the exons ATGACATACCCTGAGACTCAGCTTCGCCACACACTGCCCATATCGTTGATTTGTGACAATCTCCGTGACCCTGGGAACCTGGGGACAATTCTGCGATCTGCTGCTGGGGCAGGCTGCAGCAAAGTGTTACTCACCAAAG GCTGCGTGGATGCCTGGGAGCCCAAAGTGCTGCGGGCAGGTATGGGCGCGCACTTCCAGGTGCCCATCATCAACAACCTGGACTGGGAAGCAGTGCCCGACCACCTGCCCACTGACACCCGCGTCTACGTGGCCGACAACTGTGGCCTTCACGTGCAGGCCCAGGCCCAGAGGTCTAACAAGGCCAGTGACTACGGCTGGGTACGTGACCAACGCCCACTGAAGTTTCATGAGTATGAGGAAGAGGATCTAGAGAGTGGAGCGAGTCAGGACTGGCTCCCTGAACTTGAGGTCCAGAGTTACGACTCAGACTGGACAGAGGCACCGGCGGCCGTGGTGATAGGTGGGGAGACCCACGGCGTGAGCCTGGAGTCCCTGCAGTTGGCCGAGAGCACAGGGGGCGGGAGGCTGCTGATCCCCATCGTGCCCGGCGTGGACAGCCTGAATTCAGCCATGGCCGCGAGCATCCTGCTCTTTGAAGGCAAAAGACAGCTGCGGGTGAGGGTGGAACACTTGAGCAGGGACAGGCGTTAA
- the NXN gene encoding nucleoredoxin isoform X2, whose translation MHEFKLKLWNKYRISNIPSLIFLDATSGKVVCRNGLLVIRDDPEGLEFPWGPKPFREVIAGPLLRSNGQSLESSSLEGSHVGVYFSAHWCPPCRSLTRVLVESYRKIKEAGQKFEIIFVSADRSEDSFKQYFSEMPWLAVPYTDEARRSRLNRLYGIQGIPTLIVLDPQGEVITRQGRVEVLNDEDCRGFPWHPKPVLELSDSNAVQLNEGPCLVLFVDSEDDVESEAAKQLIQPIAEKIIAKYKAKEEEAPLLFFVAGEDDMTDSLRDYTNLPEAAPLLTILDMSARAKYVMDVEEITPAIVEAFVNDFLAEKLKPEPI comes from the exons CTTAAACTTTGGAACAAATACCGAATTTCCAACATTCCATCGCTCATATTCTTAGACGCCACTTCCGGGAAGGTCGTGTGCAGGAACGGGCTGCTGGTGATCCGCGATGACCCAGAGG GTTTGGAATTCCCCTGGGGACCTAAACCCTTCAGGGAAGTCATTGCAGGGCCCTTGCTTAGAAGTAACGGGCAGTCCCTGGAGAGCAGCAGCCTGGAGGGGTCTCACGTGGGAGTCTATTTCTCCGCACACTGG TGTCCACCCTGCCGAAGCCTCACCCGGGTCCTGGTGGAGTCCTACCGGAAGATCAAGGAGGCAGGCCAGAAATTCGAGATCATCTTTGTTAGTGCGGACAG GTCCGAGGACTCATTCAAACAGTACTTCAGTGAGATGCCGTGGCTTGCAGTCCCCTACACCGACGAGGCCCGGCGGTCGCGCCTCAACCGGCTGTATGGAATCCAAG GCATCCCCACCCTCATCGTGCTGGACCCGCAGGGGGAGGTGATCACGCGGCAGGGACGGGTGGAGGTGCTGAACGACGAGGACTGCAGGGGCTTCCCGTGGCACCCCAAGCCCGTGCTGGAGCTTTCCGACTCCAACGCTGTGCAGCTCAACGAGGGCCCCTGCCTCGTCCTGTTTGTAG ATTCTGAGGATGACGTTGAGTCGGAGGCGGCCAAGCAGCTGATCCAGCCAATAGCTGAGAAGATCATTGCCAAGTACAAAGCCAAAGAGGAGGAGGCGCCGCTCCTGTTCTTTGTGGCGGGGGAG GATGACATGACTGACTCCCTGCGAGATTACACCAACCTGCCCGAGGCTGCCCCTTTACTCACCATTCTGGACATGTCAGCCCGGGCCAAGTACGTGATGGACGTGGAGGAGATCACCCCCGCCATTGTGGAGGCCTTTGTGAATGACTTCCTAGCAGAAAAGCTCAAACCAGAGCCCATCTAG